A region of the Bdellovibrio sp. ArHS genome:
GGAAAAATATTAAGTACTTTCTTTTTTCCCGCGAAATGAGCCAGGGACACTTCAGACAAATCATTTTTTACAAGTTTGAAGTCCTTGACCGTACTTCCTTTGGTTGGAAGTTCTCCAGATGTTTTAACTGGATTTCCTTTAAGAGTGATATTCGCCATATTAACTCCTTATGTTAGATGGAAAATGACTTCCCTACGGTAGTCCTGCGTCTGTCATCGCGCAAGAAAAATGCCTCGCGCCGTCCCAACATCAGCCATGTCTTTTCACAACTTACCGTATCGTCACCTGAGTGAACTGCGAAGTCCCGCTATAACAACCCGCCCATGCAAGGAGAAAATTTTGAAAAAGTCACTGTTGTTAATCGTGTCCACGGCCCTATTCACAGCTTGTTCTCCGGATATCAGTTCTCACGATACGCTGATCGCAGAATCAGATTCGGCAGTTATCGGCGGTCAGGCGATCACAGAACGAGTCACGGAAGCTGCGCGCAGTGTGATCCTTGTCGAAATGACGAACCGCTGGGGACAAAGTTTGGGTTTTTGCACAGGCACTTTGATCGGACCCCATAGCGCTTTGACAGCGGGACACTGCTTCGACAAACAACGTCTACCCACTTTATCGGGCGTCAACATTATCTTTACCAACAAAAAATACTCCATGTATCAGCGCGCTCAGGCACAACGCCACGGCGTCGACTGGAAGATTCATCCGAACTACAACAGCACGCGAAAATTTTTCGATCATGATATCGCGGTCGTCCGTTTCGACGGCACGATCCCCGATGGTTTTAACCCCGTCGCTTTCGACACCGATCCACAGGCGGACTATTCAAATGAAGAAGTCTATGTGTATGGCTATGGGCGCTCCAAAGACTACACGGGAAAAAGAAATCAGGACATCTATGCTTACCTTGGCCAACTTCATCGCGGCATCCTGAAAATCAATTCACTTTATCATCGTGCGGAAGATCGCTATTGGACTGTGCCCGGCGCCGAAACATCCATCTGCCAGGGCGACTCGGGCGGCCCGCAATTCTATCATAAAGCAGGCGTCCTTAAGATCATCGGTGTCAACTCTGCCGTCCTGGGACCGAAGCTT
Encoded here:
- a CDS encoding trypsin-like serine protease translates to MKKSLLLIVSTALFTACSPDISSHDTLIAESDSAVIGGQAITERVTEAARSVILVEMTNRWGQSLGFCTGTLIGPHSALTAGHCFDKQRLPTLSGVNIIFTNKKYSMYQRAQAQRHGVDWKIHPNYNSTRKFFDHDIAVVRFDGTIPDGFNPVAFDTDPQADYSNEEVYVYGYGRSKDYTGKRNQDIYAYLGQLHRGILKINSLYHRAEDRYWTVPGAETSICQGDSGGPQFYHKAGVLKIIGVNSAVLGPKLPNGQYSCKGVTQATKVGAASGWIIETIRN